From Juglans regia cultivar Chandler chromosome 8, Walnut 2.0, whole genome shotgun sequence, the proteins below share one genomic window:
- the LOC108986885 gene encoding uncharacterized protein LOC108986885, whose amino-acid sequence MSNNQEEDTTEEFRQPPVPNLQMQAMLGEMRRMLRAELEPIHERLDRVEAETPRGQQHDIHNRQHGGRGPWRNVDGEAESEEFDEQYLNRGRIERGYRNREARMGRPRRDNDLGNIKIKIPSFQGKNDPEVYFEWETKMEMVFDCHNYSEIKKVKLAAIEFTDYAIVWWDQLLINRRRNREPPVDTWEEMKMLMRKRFVPSHYYRGLYQKLQRLIQGSKSVDEYYKEMEVAMIRANVEEDREATMARFLHGLNREIADIVEMQHYVELTNMVHQAIKVEEQFKRKGLARRGLPMATTSSWKTTPKRVEQQQNKPKFESSKNANLKTATTSGTIETSSSNTRDIKCFKCQGRGHIASQCVNKRVMVINAQGELESENEEEVDNDDMPSMEDADDEQNAVVGDLLVARRVLNVQVKEEESNQRENLFHTRCFVNNKVCSVIIDGGSCTNVASTYLVEKLALTTLKHPQPYRLQWLNECGEIKVTRQVLVALSIGKYEDEVLCDVVPMHACHLLLGRPWQYDLRVTHDGFTNKYSR is encoded by the coding sequence atgtctaataatcaagaagaagacaCAACCGAAGAATTTCGACAACCTCCAGTTCCAAACCTCCAAATGCAAGCGATGTTAGGGGAGATGAGGCGTATGTTGAGGGCTGAATTAGAACCTATTCACGAAAGGTTGGACAGGGTAGAAGCGGAAACTCCTAGGGGCCAGCAACATGACATCCACAATAGGCAGCATGGTGGGCGTGGTCCGTGGCGGAATGTTGATGgagaggcggagtcggaggagtttgatgagcaatatttgaaccGAGGCAGGATTGAGCGTGGGTATAGAAATAGAGAAGCTAGGATGGGTAGGCCTAGGAGGGATAACGATTTAggaaatataaagattaaaatccCATCTTTTCAAGGTAAAAATGATCCTGAAGTTTATTTTGAGTGGGAAACTAAAATGGAGATGGTTTTTGATTGTCACAACTACTCAGAGATAAAGAAGGTTAAGTTGGCTGCAATTGAATTTACCGATTATGCCATTgtgtggtgggatcaattactgattaataggaggaggaatagaGAGCCACCCGTGGACACTTGGgaggaaatgaaaatgcttaTGAGGAAGCGTTTTGTACCCAGCCACTATTATAGGGGATTGTATCAAAAATTACAGAGGTTAATTCAAGGATCTAAAAGTGTGGATGAGTATTACAAGGAGATGGAGGTAGCTATGATCCGGGCAAATGTAGAAGAGGACCGGGAAGCCACCATGGCTAGGTTTTTGCACGGTTTAAATCGTGAGATTGCGGATATAGTCGAGATGCAGCACTATGTTGAGTTGACAAATATGGTGCATCAAGCCATAAAGGTGGAGGAACAATTCAAACGAAAGGGATTGGCTAGGAGGGGACTGCCTATGGCTACAACCAGCTCGTGGAAGACAACTCCAAAAAGGGTTGAGCAGCaacaaaataagccaaaatttGAATCCTCTAAGAATGCCAACTTAAAGACCGCCACTACTTCAGGTACAATCGAGACTTCAAGTTCTAATACacgtgatattaaatgttttaaatgtcaggGGCGCGGACATATAGCCAGCCAGTGTGTAAACAAGAGGGTGATGGTGATAAATGCCCAAGGAGAGCTTGAgtcagaaaatgaggaagaagtagATAATGATGATATGCCATCTATGGAGGATGCTGACGATGAGCAAAATGCTGTGGTTGGAGATTTATTGGTTGCAAGGCGAGTTCTCAATGTGCAGGTTAAGGAGGAAGAAAGTAACCAAAGGGAGAACTTGTTTCATACTCGGTGCTTTGTAAATAACAAAGTTTGCAGTGTCATTATCGATGGTGGGAGTTGCACAAATGTAGCCAGCACTTATTTAGTGGAGAAATTGGCTTTAACTACCTTGAAACATCCTCAACCTTACCGGCTTCAGTGGTTGAATGAATGTGGGGAAATCAAGGTGACAAGACAAGTGTTGGTGGCATTATCCATTGGCAAATatgaggatgaggtgctttgtgatgtggtTCCTATGCACGCATGCCATTTACTGTTGGGAagaccatggcagtatgatctgAGGGTTACGCATGATGGATTCACAAATAAGtattcaagatga